One Prevotella melaninogenica DNA window includes the following coding sequences:
- a CDS encoding 5'-methylthioadenosine/adenosylhomocysteine nucleosidase, whose amino-acid sequence MKIGIIVAMDKEFAQLKAILSNTETKHFNHKDFVTGQLGDKEIILQQCGIGKVNSAVGAVEMINHYHPDLVISSGCAGGADTSLEVTDVVVATECAYHDAYCGDEVAYGQIIGMPARFKAPTELIEKALSLNNLPDCKDLHVKAGLTVSGEWFVNSREKMQQIMDHFPEATAVDMESCSIAQVCYIYQTPFVSFRVISDVPLKDNKASQYYDFWERIANGSFEVTRHFIEAIHNS is encoded by the coding sequence ATGAAAATAGGAATCATCGTTGCGATGGACAAAGAGTTCGCGCAACTTAAAGCAATTCTTTCCAACACCGAGACGAAACATTTTAATCATAAAGACTTCGTTACGGGACAGTTGGGAGATAAGGAAATCATTCTGCAGCAGTGTGGTATCGGTAAGGTTAACTCTGCCGTCGGTGCTGTTGAGATGATTAATCATTACCACCCTGACCTTGTTATCTCAAGTGGTTGTGCGGGTGGAGCTGATACTTCATTGGAGGTTACGGATGTGGTGGTAGCAACGGAGTGTGCTTATCACGATGCCTACTGTGGCGACGAGGTGGCTTACGGTCAGATTATCGGTATGCCTGCTCGCTTCAAGGCTCCCACTGAGTTGATTGAAAAGGCGCTGTCGTTGAATAACTTGCCTGATTGTAAGGACCTGCACGTCAAGGCAGGACTGACCGTCAGTGGGGAATGGTTTGTCAACTCACGTGAGAAGATGCAACAGATCATGGACCACTTCCCAGAGGCAACAGCTGTCGATATGGAGAGTTGTTCTATTGCGCAGGTCTGCTACATCTATCAAACTCCCTTCGTCTCCTTCCGTGTCATCAGCGATGTTCCGCTCAAAGACAACAAAGCCAGCCAGTACTACGACTTCTGGGAGCGCATCGCCAACGGCAGCTTTGAGGTGACAAGGCACTTTATAGAGGCAATTCATAATTCATAA
- a CDS encoding S-ribosylhomocysteine lyase, producing MNKIPSFTIDHERLLRGIYVSRKDEVGGETVTTFDIRMKEPNREPVLHVGAIHAIEHLAATYLRNDDEWKDRVIYWGPMGCLTGNYLILRGDLESKDIVDLMRRTFQFVADFEGEIPGAAPRDCGNYLLHDLPMAKWESRKFLTEVLDNITDANLVYPEK from the coding sequence ATGAATAAGATTCCTTCTTTTACCATTGACCACGAGCGATTGCTGCGTGGCATTTATGTGAGTCGTAAGGACGAGGTGGGTGGCGAGACCGTTACCACCTTCGACATCCGTATGAAAGAACCAAACCGTGAGCCAGTGTTGCACGTGGGGGCTATTCACGCTATTGAACACTTGGCTGCTACTTATCTCCGCAATGATGACGAGTGGAAAGACCGTGTTATCTATTGGGGTCCAATGGGCTGTCTGACTGGTAACTATCTTATCCTTCGTGGCGATCTGGAGTCGAAAGACATCGTCGACCTCATGCGCCGCACCTTCCAATTCGTTGCCGACTTCGAGGGTGAAATCCCTGGTGCTGCTCCACGCGACTGTGGTAACTACCTGCTCCACGACCTGCCTATGGCGAAGTGGGAGTCACGTAAGTTCCTCACCGAGGTGCTGGACAATATCACCGATGCTAATCTCGTTTATCCGGAGAAGTAG